The Halobaculum sp. CBA1158 genome contains the following window.
CAGGAGCAGTTGGCGGCGGTGAACAAGCAGTCGATGCGACTGGCGGAGAAGCTTGATGGCTGGTCGCGAGCAGCGATTGGCCGGCGGTTGGGTGAAGCCGTCGTCGGTGGGAAAGACCTAACGAGTGCAGTCGTCGGCGTGTTCGAGGAGTTGCAGACGGCGCCGGGACGGGTGGTTCCCATCGGGATGCTCGAGAACGTCAATCGCAAAGAGGTGAGCATCGAAGGTACTGTGACGGTGCTTTGGGAGAGCGACTCGCCAGCCATTCAACAAGTCGGACTCATCGAGGACGACAGTGGGAAAACGAAGCTAACGTCGTGGGTCGCGAGTGACCAACCCTGGATCGAAGAGGGCGAGCGCGTTCGCATTCACGGCGCGGCGAAGAACTGGTACAACGGGCGCGTTTCCGTGGCCTTGACGGGATGGAGCACCGTGCATTTCCCCGAGCGCGGTCGGTGGTGGGAATAGCCAGTCGTCGCAACTCTCTTTTTTTGCTACGTGCCGGACCGACCCAAGCCCCACCTC
Protein-coding sequences here:
- a CDS encoding DNA-binding protein → MSSKNVFGNEVSVDEQAFKKHDEVEVDEDGFEVVDETPEFRATVDMEVQAKVDSNHPDARVEEGPDHLFGKTLEQEERIKAREAELEHISAQAELSQQEGRAKRTRDIAAKRSAERRVKFQKRAASVNPMADPERDDPRAELTQEQLAAVNKQSMRLAEKLDGWSRAAIGRRLGEAVVGGKDLTSAVVGVFEELQTAPGRVVPIGMLENVNRKEVSIEGTVTVLWESDSPAIQQVGLIEDDSGKTKLTSWVASDQPWIEEGERVRIHGAAKNWYNGRVSVALTGWSTVHFPERGRWWE